In Corynebacterium endometrii, one DNA window encodes the following:
- a CDS encoding peptide chain release factor 3, whose product MSIASESARRRTFAVIAHPDAGKSTLTEALALHAHVISEAGAVHGKAGRKATVSDWMEMEKDRGISVASSALQFEYAPEGHEGEPYMINLVDTPGHADFSEDTYRVLTAVDAAVMLIDAAKGLEPQTLKLFRVCKARGLPIVTVINKWDRAGREPLELVDEIVNEIQLQPTPLYWPVGIAGDFRGLAHINEDGEADNYIHFIRTAGGSTIAPEEHFSPADAAAKEEGAWDTAVEEAELLAADGAIHDQELFEQCVTSPLIFASAMLNFGVHQILDTLCAIAPAPGPRDSDPAVVAAAGSSGGAAIDERREVTGDFSGVIFKVQAGMDRNHRDNLAFMRVVSGAFDRGMQVNHAQSGRSFSTKYALTVFGRTRETVDTAYPGDIVGLVNAGSLAPGDTIYAGKKVQFKPMPQFAPEAFRILRAKSLGKYKAFRKGLDQLAAEGVVQILRNDTRGDAAPVMAAVGPMQFEVMQARMELEYNVETVTEPIPYSVARRTDAESAPELGRQRGVEIFTRADGELIALFGDKWKLAFVEKEHPELTMEPLVAD is encoded by the coding sequence ATGAGTATTGCCTCCGAATCCGCACGCCGCCGCACGTTTGCCGTCATCGCCCACCCGGACGCTGGTAAGTCCACGCTGACCGAGGCGCTGGCGCTGCATGCGCACGTCATCTCCGAGGCTGGCGCCGTGCACGGCAAGGCCGGCCGCAAAGCCACCGTCTCCGACTGGATGGAGATGGAAAAGGACCGCGGCATCTCCGTTGCCTCCTCCGCGCTGCAGTTTGAATACGCGCCCGAGGGCCACGAGGGCGAGCCGTACATGATCAACCTGGTAGACACCCCGGGCCACGCCGACTTTTCCGAGGACACCTACCGCGTGCTTACCGCCGTTGACGCCGCCGTCATGCTCATCGATGCGGCCAAGGGCTTAGAGCCGCAAACGTTGAAGCTATTCCGCGTGTGCAAGGCCCGCGGTTTGCCTATCGTTACCGTGATAAACAAGTGGGACCGCGCGGGCCGCGAGCCGCTGGAGCTGGTCGACGAAATTGTCAACGAGATCCAGCTGCAGCCCACCCCGCTGTACTGGCCGGTGGGCATCGCGGGCGATTTCCGGGGCCTCGCGCACATCAACGAGGACGGTGAGGCGGACAACTACATCCACTTCATCCGTACCGCGGGCGGATCCACCATCGCGCCTGAGGAGCACTTCTCGCCCGCCGACGCCGCCGCTAAGGAGGAGGGCGCCTGGGATACCGCCGTGGAGGAGGCGGAGCTGCTTGCCGCGGACGGCGCCATCCACGACCAAGAACTCTTCGAACAATGCGTGACCTCCCCGCTGATTTTCGCCTCCGCGATGCTGAACTTTGGCGTGCACCAAATCCTGGACACGCTCTGCGCGATTGCGCCGGCGCCGGGCCCGCGCGATTCGGACCCCGCGGTTGTCGCTGCGGCGGGCTCCAGCGGCGGCGCTGCCATCGATGAACGCCGCGAGGTCACCGGGGATTTCTCCGGCGTCATCTTCAAGGTGCAGGCGGGTATGGACCGCAACCACCGCGACAACTTGGCGTTTATGCGCGTGGTCTCCGGCGCGTTTGACCGCGGAATGCAGGTCAACCACGCCCAGTCCGGCCGCAGCTTCTCCACCAAGTACGCGCTGACGGTCTTCGGCCGCACGCGCGAGACGGTGGACACCGCCTACCCGGGCGACATTGTGGGCCTGGTCAACGCCGGATCCCTGGCACCGGGTGACACTATCTATGCGGGCAAGAAGGTCCAGTTCAAGCCGATGCCGCAGTTCGCGCCCGAGGCCTTCCGCATCCTGCGAGCCAAGTCCCTGGGCAAGTACAAGGCGTTTCGCAAGGGCCTGGATCAGCTCGCCGCCGAGGGCGTGGTGCAGATCCTGCGCAACGACACCCGCGGCGATGCGGCCCCGGTTATGGCCGCCGTGGGCCCGATGCAGTTCGAGGTCATGCAGGCCCGCATGGAACTCGAGTACAACGTGGAGACCGTCACGGAGCCAATTCCGTACTCGGTGGCCCGCCGCACGGACGCCGAATCCGCCCCTGAGCTGGGCCGCCAGCGCGGCGTGGAAATCTTCACCCGCGCCGACGGCGAACTCATCGCGCTATTCGGCGACAAGTGGAAACTCGCCTTCGTGGAAAAGGAGCACCCGGAGCTGACCATGGAGCCGCTAGTCGCCGACTAA
- a CDS encoding NADPH-dependent FMN reductase, which translates to MANIGVILGSIREGRNGQPVAEWVVEQAQGREHSYELVDLKEFNVPLMESAVNPGQANGQYDNDNVQRWADKIGALDAFVFVTPEYNQSVPGPFKNAFDSIIEWKGKPVAFVGYGFGGAEAAVKAWHAAVDSMLAMPYVRHATQIDIPSYFAELGFEADGALAKDLAKTLDGLEKLLK; encoded by the coding sequence ATGGCGAACATTGGTGTAATTCTTGGGTCCATCCGCGAAGGCCGCAATGGCCAGCCCGTGGCGGAGTGGGTCGTGGAGCAGGCGCAAGGCCGCGAACACTCCTACGAGCTGGTGGATCTTAAAGAGTTTAATGTCCCCCTGATGGAGTCCGCGGTAAATCCAGGCCAGGCCAATGGTCAGTACGACAATGACAACGTCCAGCGCTGGGCGGACAAGATCGGCGCCCTGGACGCATTCGTGTTCGTGACCCCGGAATACAACCAGTCCGTCCCCGGGCCGTTTAAGAACGCCTTCGATTCGATCATCGAATGGAAGGGCAAGCCGGTTGCGTTCGTGGGATACGGCTTTGGCGGCGCCGAGGCCGCGGTCAAGGCGTGGCACGCCGCGGTTGATTCCATGCTGGCTATGCCGTATGTGCGGCACGCTACCCAGATTGACATTCCGAGCTACTTCGCCGAACTCGGCTTCGAGGCGGACGGGGCGCTGGCCAAAGACTTGGCCAAGACCCTCGACGGGCTGGAGAAGCTGCTGAAATAA
- the pth gene encoding aminoacyl-tRNA hydrolase, which produces MTDLHADWLIVGLGNPGAKYAATRHNVGYMAIDDILAQTGDVLDPVRGMGLQAAPLTFGSQRVLVARSDTYMNLSGEPVAPLARELGIPAERIIVIHDELDLPSHKVRVKKGGNENGHNGLKSLTQQLGTRDYLRVRIGISRPPKGSSIPDYVLGPVDSGAGLDAAISTAAEAARLIVEEGLTRAQNAIHSR; this is translated from the coding sequence GTGACGGATTTGCATGCGGATTGGCTGATTGTGGGCCTGGGCAACCCCGGCGCTAAGTACGCCGCCACCCGCCACAATGTGGGATACATGGCGATCGATGACATACTGGCCCAGACTGGGGACGTCCTAGACCCGGTTCGGGGCATGGGCCTGCAAGCAGCCCCTCTGACATTTGGCTCCCAACGGGTATTAGTGGCGCGCAGTGATACCTATATGAACCTCTCCGGCGAACCGGTGGCACCCCTGGCCCGCGAGCTGGGCATCCCCGCCGAGCGCATCATAGTCATCCACGATGAACTCGATCTGCCCTCGCACAAGGTACGCGTGAAAAAGGGCGGGAATGAAAACGGGCATAACGGACTGAAATCCCTAACCCAGCAATTAGGTACGCGGGACTATCTAAGGGTACGCATCGGTATCTCCCGCCCGCCCAAGGGCTCTAGCATTCCGGATTACGTCCTGGGGCCCGTCGATTCGGGCGCCGGCTTAGATGCGGCCATCAGCACCGCGGCGGAAGCGGCACGCCTTATCGTCGAGGAGGGACTGACTCGAGCACAAAATGCAATCCACTCGCGATGA
- a CDS encoding SDR family NAD(P)-dependent oxidoreductase, whose protein sequence is MHNGSDSNTAGAAGKTIVITGASDGIGASAARILQQAGPGNRLVVVGRDEAKTLAVPGYKHLTADFTSLAQVRELAEELRGIGGIDVLANNAGGMFDGPVITEDGWERNWQVNTVAPFLLTSLLRPQLRGAVVNTSSMASHLMGRFDPGELDSRTDFDSQRAYGNAKVGVNLMTRYFHLHGIPSVAFHPGVIDSSFGSRSTGLLSKAYATRFAHSVMASPDKGGLVLAQFIAGQPGIHWDSGYYYGKPGRKGFTRRGARGDRLARRVFDEVASRVNVEWGL, encoded by the coding sequence ATGCATAACGGGTCTGACAGTAATACCGCGGGGGCAGCCGGGAAGACGATCGTGATTACGGGGGCGTCGGACGGCATTGGTGCGTCGGCGGCGCGCATACTGCAGCAGGCGGGGCCGGGCAACCGGCTAGTAGTCGTTGGGCGCGATGAGGCGAAGACGCTAGCGGTGCCCGGATACAAGCACCTCACCGCCGATTTCACCAGCCTGGCTCAGGTTCGCGAACTGGCCGAGGAGCTGCGCGGCATAGGCGGGATCGACGTGCTCGCCAACAACGCCGGGGGCATGTTTGACGGCCCGGTCATCACCGAAGACGGCTGGGAACGCAATTGGCAGGTCAACACCGTTGCCCCGTTCCTGCTTACCTCCCTCCTGCGGCCGCAGCTGCGCGGCGCGGTAGTAAACACATCCTCGATGGCGTCTCACTTAATGGGCCGCTTCGACCCAGGTGAGCTCGATTCGCGCACGGACTTCGATTCCCAGCGCGCCTACGGCAACGCCAAGGTTGGCGTGAACCTCATGACCCGTTACTTCCACCTGCACGGCATACCGTCCGTGGCCTTCCACCCCGGGGTCATAGATTCCAGTTTCGGCAGCCGCTCCACCGGTTTGTTGTCAAAGGCCTACGCCACGCGGTTCGCGCACAGCGTCATGGCCAGCCCGGACAAGGGCGGCCTAGTATTGGCCCAGTTCATCGCCGGGCAGCCCGGGATCCACTGGGACTCCGGGTACTACTACGGCAAACCCGGGCGCAAGGGATTTACCAGGCGCGGCGCGCGCGGGGACCGCCTCGCCCGCCGGGTATTCGACGAGGTGGCCTCGCGGGTGAATGTGGAGTGGGGGCTTTAA
- a CDS encoding nitronate monooxygenase has translation MSQVIDTLPVPIVVAPMAGGPTTVALVKAAAAAGCISALAWGTIQAREAAEHLRSINGAYGINLFYPQRRLSGAEMAAARAIAEEAGREPGRGLAAVDYTFGWQEKFELALGSTARMVWSMFGCFSPMEIEKLHSAGKEAWVTVTNEAEACEAHARGADVLCVQGPEAGGHRGTWDFTAEPDPRPLPALVGAVHEAVPSATLVAAGGLRSAEDVDGALGWPGVRAVSCGSAFLLTGEAGTSDANRSLIAEGGTTVSTRALSGRYARGMETAYTRAHPDMPPIYPHLSTILAERRAAGEREVSYCLVGINPHLIRGGSAAEVVAQLSGSGH, from the coding sequence ATGAGCCAAGTCATTGACACCTTGCCAGTCCCCATCGTCGTAGCGCCCATGGCGGGTGGGCCCACCACCGTGGCGCTAGTTAAGGCCGCAGCGGCGGCCGGCTGCATCAGCGCATTGGCGTGGGGGACAATCCAGGCCCGGGAAGCGGCCGAACATCTTCGCTCCATCAACGGCGCCTACGGCATCAACCTGTTCTACCCGCAGCGCCGCCTCAGCGGGGCGGAAATGGCCGCGGCGCGGGCAATCGCGGAGGAAGCAGGACGTGAACCGGGGCGCGGGCTCGCGGCCGTGGATTACACGTTCGGGTGGCAGGAAAAATTTGAGCTAGCTCTGGGCTCCACGGCCCGCATGGTGTGGTCCATGTTCGGCTGCTTTAGCCCTATGGAAATAGAAAAGCTGCACTCGGCGGGCAAAGAAGCATGGGTGACGGTCACTAACGAAGCCGAAGCATGCGAGGCCCACGCCCGCGGGGCAGACGTGCTGTGCGTTCAAGGGCCCGAGGCCGGTGGGCATCGCGGCACGTGGGACTTTACCGCCGAGCCCGACCCCCGGCCTTTGCCAGCTCTGGTCGGCGCCGTGCACGAAGCCGTGCCTAGTGCCACACTCGTCGCCGCCGGAGGGCTGCGCAGCGCTGAGGATGTGGACGGTGCCCTCGGGTGGCCGGGCGTGCGTGCGGTTAGCTGCGGCTCGGCGTTCCTGCTCACGGGGGAGGCGGGGACATCGGACGCGAACCGCTCTTTGATTGCTGAAGGCGGAACCACAGTATCTACGCGTGCACTGTCCGGCCGCTACGCCCGCGGTATGGAGACCGCCTACACGCGAGCGCACCCGGACATGCCGCCCATCTACCCCCATTTGAGCACCATTCTGGCGGAACGTCGCGCCGCTGGCGAGCGGGAAGTGTCCTATTGCCTAGTGGGGATTAACCCGCACCTCATCCGCGGGGGTAGCGCGGCGGAGGTGGTTGCCCAACTTTCCGGTAGCGGGCACTAA